Sequence from the Thermocaproicibacter melissae genome:
ATTTGAAATTTCCACATGATATAGGAATCTATTAACACTATACCACTAAATATGGATAATAACAAGGCACGAAAGGTTGACACATTCCAACGAACGTAGACATCAGTAATGAGTACTTAAATAATGAGTACTTAAGCCATGTAGAAACTATAGTCGAATACAAAGGGCACATCACACAAACTGCTGGGTTTCCACATCGTAAACGCCGCTGTCGGTGATGCGAAGGGCGGGAATCACCGGCAGGGACAAGAACGAAAGGTTCTGGAACACGTCGATATTTTCCGGCACGCCCATGCTGTGCGCGAGCGACGCCATTTCTTTCAGTTCCTTCGGAAGGTTGACCTCTCTGTCGTCTGTAAACAGTCCGGCAATTTCAAGGCGCACCGTTTTGAGCACCTTTCCGCCGCGGACAAGTGTATACCCTCCCCCGCAGGATTTCAGCTCATTGACGGCAGCAAGCATATCTTCATCGTTATCGCCTACGACAATCAGATTGTGGGCATCGTGCCCGACCGTGGACGCTGCCGCTCCGTTTTTCAATCCGAAGCCCTTCACAGCGCCGACCCCGACTCGGCCCGAACCATCGTGTCGCTGCACAACCGCGATTTTCAAAATATCATCGGCAGGAGCGAAGAGACCGTTTTTCTCCGGAAGCGGAAGCATCAGTTTTTCGGTTATAAGTTGGCCGGGTACAATTCCGATGACGGGAAAATTGTCGGAGGCTTTCAGCGAAAAGCAATCATTCGGTAAATCCGGCAGGTTGACGCTGTGCATCAGCCTATTGCCGGCAGGGGTGCGGCTCAAATCCCAAGAAAGTTCCGGCAATGGAATTCCATTCTTGTATACCTCACAGATGGTAAACGTTTCAAGGTCACTCAGCACGACGAAATCCGCAAGATAGCCGGGTGCAATCGCGCCGCGGTCGCGCAGGCCATAGGCACGCGCGGCGTTGAGGGTCGCCATTTTGACGGCGGTTACCGGTTTTACCCCAAGTTCGGCAGCCATGCGGATATTGCGGTCAATGTGGCCGTTTTCCGCTGCGTCGTCAAGGTGCATATCATCTGTGCAGAAAACAAAACGGTCAAACGGGATTCCGGCACGCAGGGCACCGCTAAGGACGCTTTTCAGGTTCTTCGCCGCCGAGCCTTCGCGAACCTGCACAAGAAATCCCGCACGGAGCCTTTCGAGCGCTTCTTCCCAAGAGGAGCACTCATGGTCCGTCTGAACGCCCGCTGCGCGGTATGCCTGAAGCATCTTTCCGGAAATTCCCGGGGCATGACCGTCAATTGTCTTTTCCTGCATGAATTCGATTTTTTCGAGCAAATCCTCATCGCCCGCTACAACCGCGGTGCAGTTCATCACTTCGCCAAGGCCAGAAACACATTCTTCAGAACGCAGTTCCTTTATGTCCTGTGGGTCGAATACCGCTCCGTTGTGGTCGTTTTCGCCAAGCGGAACGCAGGACGGCAAGGCAAAGAAAACATCCAAAGGGGTTTTTGCGCTGTCGCGCATCAGCCAGCGGACGCCTTCCATGCCGCAGACGTTCGCAATCTCATGCGGGTCGGCAATGACCGCCGTTGTCCCTCTGCGGAGCAGGACGGGAGCAAGGATGGAGGGCGACGTCATGGTAGATTCCAGATGAACGTGCGCGTCGATGAAACCCGGTACAACGGTTTTCCCGCTGCAGTCTATCTCTCGTGAAGCGGAGTAGTTTCCGATGCCGGCAATTCTTCCGTCAAGCACGGCAATGTCGCCGGTAAAAAGCGTTTCCGTAAACACATCTGCAATCTGTGCATTCTTCAGCACAAAATCCGGTTCCGTTTCTCCGGCTGCGCAGCTAATCAGTCTCTTTTTCTCCCGTATGTTCATCAGAAATCTACCTCCGCTGTTATATACTGTAATATTTATAACTATATTTACAAAAAAGCCTGCCGGAGTATGAAACTTCGGTCAGGCCAAAACAAATTTTTCAATTGAAAGTGCTACGCCGTCTTCGTCGTTCGTGGCAGTAACGTAGTCGGCTGCCGCCAGAACCTCTGAAGTTGCGTTCTTCATTGCAACACCAAGACCCGCAAACTGCAGCATTTCAAGATCGTTTCCGCTGTCGCCCAAAGCCATGACTTCCCGCTGTGTGATTCCGAATAAATCGCACAGATGGCTGAGGGCTTTTGCTTTGCTGCAGCCTGCCCGATTGACCTCAAGATTGCCGAACATGGAAGAACAAGTTGTAAACATTCCTGTTTCCTCCAATTCACGGCTTAGGCTGGAAAACAGCTCCTGCGGAAGGAGCGGAACATTCACCTTTTCCAGCCGAAAACCATGCTCCGAAATACATCGGGGCAAGTCATCGACAAAAATCTGAGTGCGCATCAGGAAATCCATAAAACTTTCCGGAGGATTCATCGCACGAAGGCGCGGCAAAGCCAAACGATCGCTGTACGATTTTCCGCCGCAGTAAGCCTCTACAAAGCAGCCGGCGTCATAGAGGCGATGTATCAGAAATTCGGTCTCCTCGGCTGTCATCAGATCGGAATAGATTGCTTTATTTTGTTGTAAATCGAAAACAGAAGCACCGTTTGAAGTCAGAACAAACCGAACACCCGGAATTTTCAGCGCTTGCTCCGGAAAAGTGGCAAGCACGCGGCCGCTTGCAGGCAGCACGATGCATCCTCGGGACACCGCTCGGCTCATGGCAGCAATTGTCCGCTCCGATACGGTTTTGTCCTCACGAAGCACGGTTCCGTCAAGGTCAAAGGCTATCAATTTAATACTCATGGAATCGGCACCGCTGCCTTTTCTATTTTTTCTGCGAATGCCTTGATTTTCCGCTCTGAAATCGTTACAAAATCCGTCTTTCCATCGGGGGTCGGAATACCAGCCGACTTTGCGTAAGCCTTTAAGAGGATTTTGTCGATAAGGCGGTCCATAAAATTCAAACGGCTAAAATAAAATGCGCCGCCGAATGATTCGCACAAAAGCGCGTTTTCCGCAAGTTTTTGAGGAAAATTATGGCGGAGGTATCGGTCAATCTCCTGCTTATCCTCCATAAGGCAGGAAAAGAAAACAGCAAACGGTTTTTGCGCCAGCTGTTCACAATTGAGGCTGCAAAATCCCTTAATCTGCTTTGCAGCGGAACCCCCGTAAACAGGCGAACCGACAATGACGCAATCGTATTTTGAAAAATCTCCGCTGAAATGCCTAGCACGAAAAACATCAGCCTGCCCATGCAGCGCGTCAGCCAGTTTTTCAGCGCAAACTTTGGTTGCACCATGTGTTGTCTCATAAAGAATCAGGACTTTCACGAGCAACCTCTCCTAAAAAAATATGTAGAATTTAACATCTATAATACAACACTTTCTGCGAATCATAAGTAGCGGCAGAGAAAAGCCGGTCATTCTTCCACTTGTGCCGGCAGTTTTCTGTTAGGGCAGGCAGAAAGCCTGCCCGGTCTTTTTATGGAAGGATTGTTACATCATCGGTACGGCGTGGCTTCGGTTCCGGCGCTTCTTCCGCAGGATAACCAACGCTGACGCAGCCGTAAGGAATATAATTTTCCGGCAATTTCAATTCTTTGCGGATTACTTCATCTTGCAAGCCGGGCAGCACAGAACAGATATAGCAGGTGCCAAGCCCCAGTGCTTTTGCCGCAAGCATTAGGTTTTCAATCGCGCAGGCCACATTTTCTCTGCCGTAGCGAGAATTCTCCGGTGCAGAGACAACGACGACACTCGGAGCATGGTAAAAAGGCGTATGGCCTTTCAGAAATGTTGCACCGTTCTTGACGGCGACTTCAACGATGTGGTCCAAGATTTTCGCGTCGTTTACAATCGTAAAATGTCTGTCCTGCAGTCCCATAGCAGTGGGTGCAAACTTTGCCGCCTGAATCAAGCTCTCCATTGTGCTCTGCGGAATGGCTTCCGGCCGAAAAGATCGAATTGAGCGCCTCGTCAGCAAAGTCTGAATCGTTTCGTTCATCATGAATACCTCCCCTGCAACTTCTTGAATATTTTCAATCATTTTAAACCATACGGTGCGCTTAGTCAAGCACAGGTCGCTTTTCATTTTACAATTCGCTGTTATCGTGCTATACTTATGCAAGTTATGTTTTTAACAAATTCATAATATTCGAGGCATCACGAAATGAAAAAAGGGTATCTCTACATAGCTCTCGCAACGTTTTTCTTCAGCTCCATGGAAGTTGCACTGAAGCTTTCCGCAGGAAATTTCAATGCCATTCAACTCACTTTTCTTCGCTTTCTGATTGGAGGATGCGTTCTTCTCCCTCTTGCCGCACGAGAACTCAAAAAGAAAAATCAGCACATTGGGCGCTCTGAAATTGCATTTTTCTTTTTAACGGGTTTCATTTGTGTTGTGGTAAGCATGATTTTATACCAGATGAGCGTCATTTATGCGCCCGCCTCCGTTGTGGCAGTTCTGTTCAGCTGCAACTCGGTTTTCGTGGTCACGTTTGCTTACCTGTTCCTTCGGGAGCCAATCCACAGGCACACCGTTATCTCCATCCTCGTGAGCTTCCTTGGAATGGCTATCATCATTAACCCGACGCATTTCACCGGCAGTGCGATTGGCGTCATCTGCGTTCTCGGCGCAGCGATTACGTTTGCGCTCTATAACGTCGTCGGCCGAACGAGAAGCGACCGATGCGGCGGAATCACGCTGACCTGCGGAAGCTTTCTCTGCGGATGCGTGGAAATGCTCGTGCTGATTGCGGCAAGCCATATTCCCGCTGTCGCCCTCAAGATGAAAGAGGCCGGTCTTGCCGTGTTCTCGGAAATTCCAGTATTCTCGGCAATCAGCCTTCCCGCGTTTGTGGGGCTTCTTTACGTTGGAATCTGTGTAACGGGTCTGGGCTACACGTTCTACTTTCTTGCAATGGAAGCAACTTCCGCCGCGACAACTTCGCTTGTGTTTTACATCAAACCCATATTGGCACCAATTTTTGCGCTTATCCTGCTGCATGAAGCAATCTCCGGCAGGATGCTGATTGGGATTGCGTTCATCCTTGCTGGTTCACTGATTGCCTTCATCCCCGGAATTCGCCTTGCAAAAGGAAACGACTTAAAAGAAGACCTGCGTGAAATCCGGACCGAATTTGAAGCGGAAACCGAGGAAACGGTGATCAAGCCGTAAATTCGCTGCAAAAATAACTGCGGCCCGCAAATGCTGAAAAAGTGTTTGCGGGCCGTTTTTTAGCGTCTTGACCGACTAGGAAGCGTGTTGTGTATCAATCCGGTCAGATTGCAGATAATAAGGTATCCCCGTTAATCGGTAATCGGCGCGCAAACGACAAATCGGCGCGCGCAGACTGTGGAACTGGAACAGGAGATGAAGAATCACGATTACAAAATCACTTTGGGAATCGACAGCGTCTCTGCCGTCGTTCCCGGAATTAGATAAAAACGAGGACACCGACGTACTGATTATCGGCGGAGGACTGGTCGGTATTCTATGTGCCTATTTTCTCGACCAAGCAGGGATTGACTATCTTTTATGTGAAGCTGCCACCATTGCGAGCGGCACCACCGGCAAAACAACCGCGGTCCTCTCGGCGCAGCACGACACCTTATATTCGGACCTAATCAGCCGCTGGGGGCACGAAAAAGCGCAGCAGTATCTGGATGCAAATTTGGATGCGCTGAAAGAATACCGCTCGCTGGCAGAGAAAATTGACTGCGATTATGAGGAAAGGCCCTCCTATATGTATACGGTCGACAAGCCCCGCCTGATGGAGCACGAGGTTGAGGCCCTGCAATCTCTCGGCTTCTCCGCTTCTGTTGTAAAAGAACTGCCGCTCCCGATTAAAATTGCGGCCGCTGTGAAATTTCCCGGGCAAGCGCAGTTTCATCCGCTGAAATTCATCGGGGGCATCTGCAACAACCTAAACATTCGGGAACACTCCCGCATTGTCCGAATGAAAGGAACCGACGCCTTTACGGAGAAATACCGCATTTCGGCAAAGCGCATCATTGTTGCGTCGCATTTTCCGATTTTGAACACGCACGGTTTTTACTACGCGAAGCTGTACCAAAAACGTTCCTATATCATCGCGCTAGAAAACGCTCCACAGTACGACGGCACGTTTGTCGATAACGGTACAAGCGGAATGTACTTCCGCAACTACGGAAACTTGCTGCTGGTCGGCGGCGGCGAGCACCGCACCGGTAAAAAGGGCGGTAATTTTGAAGCACTTCGGACCTTCATTCGTGCCAATTATCCGGGCGCAAAAGAAAAATATGCCTGGGCAACACAGGACTGCATGAGCCTTGACGGCGTGCCGTATATCGGAAAATACAGCGAGCTGCTGCCGGATGTATACGTTGCCACCGGCTTTAATGAATGGGGCATGACTTCTTCCATGGTCGCCGCAAAGATTCTGTGCGACATGATTATGAAGCGGGAAAACAAGTACGCCGACGTTTTTAATCCATCGAGAAGTGTGCTTACGCCCCAGCTTTTTGCCAACCTTGGGGAATCGATTCTCAATCTGCTCAAGCCGGTTCCGAAGCGCTGCCCTCACCTAGGCTGTGCGCTGAGCTGGAACGAGGTAGAGCAGACTTGGGACTGCCCCTGCCACGGCTCACGATTTACCAAAGACGGAAAGCTCATTAACGACCCTGCAACCGGTGACCTCCGTGAAAAATAAGTTTGAAGGACTGTATTTCAAGCATCAAAAAGGCGGAAAAACGGTCGCTTTTATTCCCGGTGTTTCCGAAAGCGGTGCATTCATCCAGGTAATTACCGATACCTTTTCAAAAAACTATACCTTTTCGTCGGGTGTGATGCAGCCGGAAGTCAGCATCGGGAAATGCACATTTTCTCTGCACGGTGCCCATATTGACCTTCCGGACATCAAAGGGGATTTATCGTATTCGGGAATAACGCCAGTCCGCTCGGACATTATGGGGCCGTTTCGATTTTTTCCGATGGAATGTCGACATACAGTTCTGAGCATGCGTCACCGAATTCACGGCAGCGTTACCATTCAAGGGCAAGAATATGACTTTGAAAATGGCATCGGCTACGTGGAAGGCGACAGCGGGCGGTCTTTTCCGAAAAGATATCTCTGGTTGCAGGCAAATGATTTTGAAGGCGGAAGCTTTATGCTTTCCGTCGCTGAAATTCCGTTTTTGGGGTTTCGCTTTGAAGGGTGCATCTGCGTTGTCATCATCGGGCAGAAAGAATATCGCCTTGCAACCTACTGCGGCGCAAAAGTGGTTTTTCTGAAGGACATGGTCGTTGTGAATCAGCAAAATCTGCGGCTGATGGTGAAAATCCTAACGCGCGGCGACAGTTTCTCGCTTGCTACACCTCACAACGGAAAAATGCAAGGACTCATCAAGGAGCATAACCATACCTCCGTAGAAATCACGCTTACGAAGGAGGATTCCGTTCTTTGCCATTGGCGCAGCGACAACGCGGGTCTAGAGGTCTGCGGATATTCTTTTCTCTCAGACAGCAAACGATAAAATTTCTTGTTTCTTTTTGGGGGTGAGAATTATGAAAATTCAATGGAAGCCACTGATTATCAGTATTGTGATTCCTCTTGCAGTCGGCGGACTGTCCACACTGATTACGCAAGGCAGCATGAAGGATTTTGAAAGAGTAAAACAACCGCCTTTTGCTCCTCCGGGATGGCTATTCCCGATTGTGTGGAGTATTCTGTTTGTGCTCACATGGGCATTGCATCTTATCTCATCTATACCTCTCAGGCTTCCAGCGAGCGAATTCAAAAAGCACTGATTGCCTACGGAATACAGCTCGCCGTCAATTTCTTCTGGTCAATTATTTTCTTCAACATGCAGGCGTTCCTTTTTGCATTTCTCTGGTTACTGCTTCTTTGGGTGCTCATTATCGTAACCATGGCGTTATTTTACAGAATCCGAAGAAGCGCCATGTATTTGTTAATTCCTTATTTTCTCTGGGTCACATTTGCCGTATATTTGAATTTTGGTGTATTCCAGCTAAACTAACGCTTTCCACATATAAAAGGGCCTCCAAAGGGACGGTGCTTTTCGTTTGGAACCGTTTACTTGGAAAGGATTTTCTTAAGATCTTCGTCCGGCGTGGAAATCGGGGATATCCCGAAATTCTCCACAAGATAATTCAGTACGTTTGGGGAAACGAACGCCGGCAAGGTCGGCCCGAGATAGATATTCTTTATTCCGAGCGACAGGAGCGTCAGCAAAATGCAGACCGCTTTCTGCTCGTACCAGGAAAGCACCAGCGTCAGCGGCAGTTCGTTTACGCCGCATTGGAAGGCGTCCGCAAGGGCAAGCGCAACGCGGATGGCGCTGTATGCATCGTTGCACTGCCCCATATCCATCAGGCGCGGCAGCCCGCCGATTTCGCCAAGGTCCAAATCATTGAAGCGGTATTTCCCGCAGGCAAGGGTAAGGATTACGCTGTCCTTCGGCGCTTTGCGCACAAATTCCGTGTAGTAATTGCGGCCGGGCTTCGCGCCGTCGCAACCGCCGACAAGGAAGAAATGCTTGATCGCCCCGCTCTTCACCGCTTCCACAACCTTGTCGGCTACGGAAAGCACCGTCCCGTGGCCAAAGCCGGTGGTTACCTGTGTCCCGCCGTTGATGCCCGTCATCGGATGGTCGCTTTCATAGCCGCCCAGCTCCAGCGCCTTGTTGATAACCGGAGTGAAATCCTTCTTGTCATCAATATGTACGATTCCCGGATACTGCACCACTTCGGTGGTAAAGACGCGGTCGCGGTAGCTGTCTTTTACCGGCATCAGGCAGTTGGTGGTAAAGAGCACCGCGCCCGGAATATCCGCAAACTCCTTCTGCTGATTCTGCCATGCGGTTCCAAAATTCCCCTTTAAGTGCGGATAGGCTTTCAGCTTCGGATAGGCGTGCGCCGGAAGCATTTCGCCGTGGGTGTAAATATGGATTCCCTTGCCCTTGGTCTGTTCCAAAAGCAGGTACAAATCGTGCAGGTCGTGGCCGCTGACCACAATGAACGGCCCTTTCTCGATGGTAAGCGGTACGGTGGTGGGCACCGGTGTGCCGTAGGTTTCCGTGTTCGCCCTGTCCAGCAGCTCCATGCATTTGAGGTTCACGGTTCCGGTTTCCATCACAATGGGCAGAAGCTCGTCCATGCCCCAGTCTTCGCCAATCGCAAACAGGCCCTTGTAAAAGAAGCGGTTCACTTCCTTATCGGTATAGCCCAGCATCAATGCGTGGTAGGCATAGGCAGCCATTCCGCGCAGGCCGAACAGAATGAGGGATTTCAGGGAACGGATATCTTCGTTCTCCTCCCACAATTGCTTCATGTTGTAATCGTCGGTGCGGGAACAGGGCGAAGAGCAGCATCCGCAACCGGGAGCCAGCGCGTTTTTCTCCCTGTGGACGGCCTGAATCTGCCGGCGTACGGTTTCGCTGTCAAAGTTTACGTTGGTTATGGTGGTGAACAGCCCCTCCAGCATCGCGCGGTCGGCGGAAGCGCCGGGTTCCTTTCCGGACGCCGCACGCGCAAGGCCGATCAGCGCCCCGGTCAGTTCATCCTGCAAATTGGCGGTGTCCGCCTGCTTGCCGCAGACGCCGGCTTTTCCGGTACAGCCGGTGCACCCGGCCGTTTGTTCGCACTGGAAGCAAAACATATTCGACATTCTTTATTCCTCCTGATTATGTAATGGATTTTCTAGCATTCCGCCCGCCCCTCGCATGGTGAAATGGGAGGGGCGGAAAATCGGATTTATTTATTCGGAAATACTACAATTAAAAACATTTTAAAGCGCTCCGCCGCGTAAACGGCATGCGGCGTCTTGCTGGGCATAATAATCGTTTCCCCCGCGTGAACCGTAAACTTTTCGCCGCCCACGGTAATTTCGCCTTCGCCGTCCAGCGCAACCACCATCGCGTCCCCTTCGGACTCGTGGGTGCTGATTTCCTCTCCCTTGTCGAACGCAAACAGGGTCAGGCTGAGCGCACCGTTCTGCGCCAGCGTCTTGCTGACGATCTGCCCCGGCTGATAGCCCACCTGTTCCGCCAACGGGAGCACCTGTGCGAAATCAATGTTCTTAATATACTTGTCTGCCATTTTTCTTCCTCCTTATGCTTCTTCTAAAATTTCTCCATCGGTGGATATGGTGACAACCTGCCAAGGAATCAGCTTGCCGCAGTTCATCAGCGCGCTCTTTACCGCGTTGACGATACCGCCGCAGCAGGGAACTTCCATCCGCACCACCGTAATGCTCTTGATTTCATTGTTCTTTAAAATTTCCGTAAGCTTTTCGGCGTAGTTTCCCTCGTCCAGCTTCGGGCAGCCGATTAAGGCAATCCGGTTTCTGATAAAACGGTTATGGAAATCGCCGTAAGCGTATGCTGTGCAATCTGCCGCAATCAGCAGGTTCGCGTTCTCGTAAAACGGCGCTTTCACCGGGAGCAGCTTCATCTGTATCGGCCATTGCATCAACTGGCTTTTTGCCTGCGACGGAGCGCTTGCCGCCGCGGGCGCCGCCTCGCGCGAAATGGCTTTTGCACGGGAGCCGGGGCATCCGCCCGAATGGCAGGGGCTATTCTGCTTCACGGCCTCCTGGTGCCTTTTCACGGATTCCTCGTCATACGCCGCCGCTTCCCTTTCAATAAAGGAGATTGCCCCGGTCGGGCAGACCGGCAGGCAGTTCCCTAATCCGTCACAGTAATCGTCGCGGATCAGCTTCGCTTTCCCGTTGACCATCGCAATGGCGGATTCTTTACAGGCATTGGCGCAAAGGCCGCAGCCGTTGCATTTATCTTCATCAATATGGATAATCTTACGTATCATAAAAACACCTCTGTTTCAATTTTTGGATTTCCTTTACTTTCTGGCCCTAGTGTACTATACTTTAAAAAAGATTTCTGTTGCAGGCGCAACAAAAAAAAGAAAAGAAGTGATTTTTATGAACGAAATAACTATTTTAAAAAGGAATAAATTGTTTGCGAATATAAAGGAAGCGGACATCCCCGCTATGCTGAAATGCCTTGGGACACGGCGCCAAAGCTTTCAAAAAGGCGAATATATCTGTATGGCGGGCCGGACGGAACCTGCCGTAGGCATTCTGCTTTCCAGCGAAGCACAGATCACAAAGGAAAACCGGCTGGGGGACGCAATGATCGTCGGCACAATCCGGACCGGCGACCTGTTCGGGGAGGTTTACGCCTGCATGGGGAAAAGCGTGCTGCCGGTTTCCGTTGTCGCGCTTGGGAAATGCGACGTGCTGCTCCTGCATGTGGAACGGATTATCCACACGTGCCAAAGCGCCTGCCCGTTTCACCAGCAGCTCATCACAAACCTGCTGCGGATTATGGCGGAGAAAACCGCCATGCTGAGCCGGAAAATGGAATTTATCGCTTACAAAACCATCCGGAGCCGCCTGGAAGCCTATTTTTACGACCGGATGGAGCAATGCGGTTCCAACGAATTTATTATCCCGCTGAACCGGAACGAACTCGCCGACTATCTCTGCGTGGACCGGAGCGCCATGTGCCGCGAGCTTTCGCATATGAAAGCCGACGGGCTTCTGGATTATAAAGGAAACCATTTTTACTGGCTGAAAAAAGACGGTTAAATGAAAAGGATTCCGCCGCTTTGAAAGCAAGCGGAGAATCCGTTGTGGAATATTCCGGAAGAGCCCCTTCTCTGCTAAGCTTTCCGTTTCCGGGGGAATCGGCACTTTACATTTCCGCCATGCGCAGTATTTCGTCCGGGTTCCCGATTCCCTGCATGAAATCGCCCCGCATCAGCTTCATGACGGTCTTTTCATCCTGAATTTCCTTCGCGGTGCGGATGCCCGCGCGGCGGATAAACGGAATGGACGGGCACCAGCCCTGAACGGCATGCTGCAAAAGGCAATACCCCACCGCGCCGGTAAACAGGAAACAGGGGCATTTGCTCTTCATATAGCCGGCCAGCGACGCGGTTGTTACCAGCATTCCGGCGTTCGCTTCCAGAACCCTTTCCGTGTCCCATTCCTCGTCCAGCTCCCGAATCCGGTCGGTCAGCTCCTCTTCGCTGCTGTTTTGAAGGAGATGAATCCGGCAGACGGTGCATGCCCGTATTCTTTTATTTATCTTTTCGCAGGTATGCTGCGGTACTCTCTCCGTTGTGGAAGAAACCCATTTTTTCATAAATACAATCCTTTCTTAACCCAATTTGATTTTAAATGTATTGTCTCCCGAAAAGGGCGGGTTATAACGGAAAAAGAGCTGCGAAAATCACAAAAGCTCCTCCGCTGTCTGTTTTTCCGAATCGAAAATGGGTCTTTCTTCTCCGGCGCGGACAGAAAACCTGTATAAAAAATGCGGCTTCTCCTTGAAGCCGCATTCCGAAAAAAAGCGGGCAAACGGAGACCCTTTTTGTTAAAGTCCAAGGCTGCACTGCGCCTGTTTGAGCAGGGCAATGCGTTCTTTATAATCCGGCAGAATTCGGCGCACCTGCTCATAAAAGCGGGGCCCGTGATTTTTCACGCGGATATGTGCCAGTTCGTGCACGACGATGTATTCCGCCGCTTCTTTTGGCAGCAGAGCGAATCGGTAGGAAAAGCAAATGCTGTTTTTCCCGCTGCATGACCCCCAGCGCGTTACGGCTGACGTGATTTTCAGACCGGTCGGTTTTACGCCC
This genomic interval carries:
- the ade gene encoding adenine deaminase; this encodes MNIREKKRLISCAAGETEPDFVLKNAQIADVFTETLFTGDIAVLDGRIAGIGNYSASREIDCSGKTVVPGFIDAHVHLESTMTSPSILAPVLLRRGTTAVIADPHEIANVCGMEGVRWLMRDSAKTPLDVFFALPSCVPLGENDHNGAVFDPQDIKELRSEECVSGLGEVMNCTAVVAGDEDLLEKIEFMQEKTIDGHAPGISGKMLQAYRAAGVQTDHECSSWEEALERLRAGFLVQVREGSAAKNLKSVLSGALRAGIPFDRFVFCTDDMHLDDAAENGHIDRNIRMAAELGVKPVTAVKMATLNAARAYGLRDRGAIAPGYLADFVVLSDLETFTICEVYKNGIPLPELSWDLSRTPAGNRLMHSVNLPDLPNDCFSLKASDNFPVIGIVPGQLITEKLMLPLPEKNGLFAPADDILKIAVVQRHDGSGRVGVGAVKGFGLKNGAAASTVGHDAHNLIVVGDNDEDMLAAVNELKSCGGGYTLVRGGKVLKTVRLEIAGLFTDDREVNLPKELKEMASLAHSMGVPENIDVFQNLSFLSLPVIPALRITDSGVYDVETQQFV
- a CDS encoding Cof-type HAD-IIB family hydrolase; translated protein: MSIKLIAFDLDGTVLREDKTVSERTIAAMSRAVSRGCIVLPASGRVLATFPEQALKIPGVRFVLTSNGASVFDLQQNKAIYSDLMTAEETEFLIHRLYDAGCFVEAYCGGKSYSDRLALPRLRAMNPPESFMDFLMRTQIFVDDLPRCISEHGFRLEKVNVPLLPQELFSSLSRELEETGMFTTCSSMFGNLEVNRAGCSKAKALSHLCDLFGITQREVMALGDSGNDLEMLQFAGLGVAMKNATSEVLAAADYVTATNDEDGVALSIEKFVLA
- a CDS encoding flavodoxin domain-containing protein; this encodes MKVLILYETTHGATKVCAEKLADALHGQADVFRARHFSGDFSKYDCVIVGSPVYGGSAAKQIKGFCSLNCEQLAQKPFAVFFSCLMEDKQEIDRYLRHNFPQKLAENALLCESFGGAFYFSRLNFMDRLIDKILLKAYAKSAGIPTPDGKTDFVTISERKIKAFAEKIEKAAVPIP
- a CDS encoding nitroreductase family protein; its protein translation is MMNETIQTLLTRRSIRSFRPEAIPQSTMESLIQAAKFAPTAMGLQDRHFTIVNDAKILDHIVEVAVKNGATFLKGHTPFYHAPSVVVVSAPENSRYGRENVACAIENLMLAAKALGLGTCYICSVLPGLQDEVIRKELKLPENYIPYGCVSVGYPAEEAPEPKPRRTDDVTILP
- a CDS encoding DMT family transporter; amino-acid sequence: MKKGYLYIALATFFFSSMEVALKLSAGNFNAIQLTFLRFLIGGCVLLPLAARELKKKNQHIGRSEIAFFFLTGFICVVVSMILYQMSVIYAPASVVAVLFSCNSVFVVTFAYLFLREPIHRHTVISILVSFLGMAIIINPTHFTGSAIGVICVLGAAITFALYNVVGRTRSDRCGGITLTCGSFLCGCVEMLVLIAASHIPAVALKMKEAGLAVFSEIPVFSAISLPAFVGLLYVGICVTGLGYTFYFLAMEATSAATTSLVFYIKPILAPIFALILLHEAISGRMLIGIAFILAGSLIAFIPGIRLAKGNDLKEDLREIRTEFEAETEETVIKP
- a CDS encoding FAD-dependent oxidoreductase produces the protein MIIGGGLVGILCAYFLDQAGIDYLLCEAATIASGTTGKTTAVLSAQHDTLYSDLISRWGHEKAQQYLDANLDALKEYRSLAEKIDCDYEERPSYMYTVDKPRLMEHEVEALQSLGFSASVVKELPLPIKIAAAVKFPGQAQFHPLKFIGGICNNLNIREHSRIVRMKGTDAFTEKYRISAKRIIVASHFPILNTHGFYYAKLYQKRSYIIALENAPQYDGTFVDNGTSGMYFRNYGNLLLVGGGEHRTGKKGGNFEALRTFIRANYPGAKEKYAWATQDCMSLDGVPYIGKYSELLPDVYVATGFNEWGMTSSMVAAKILCDMIMKRENKYADVFNPSRSVLTPQLFANLGESILNLLKPVPKRCPHLGCALSWNEVEQTWDCPCHGSRFTKDGKLINDPATGDLREK
- a CDS encoding tocopherol cyclase family protein encodes the protein MKNKFEGLYFKHQKGGKTVAFIPGVSESGAFIQVITDTFSKNYTFSSGVMQPEVSIGKCTFSLHGAHIDLPDIKGDLSYSGITPVRSDIMGPFRFFPMECRHTVLSMRHRIHGSVTIQGQEYDFENGIGYVEGDSGRSFPKRYLWLQANDFEGGSFMLSVAEIPFLGFRFEGCICVVIIGQKEYRLATYCGAKVVFLKDMVVVNQQNLRLMVKILTRGDSFSLATPHNGKMQGLIKEHNHTSVEITLTKEDSVLCHWRSDNAGLEVCGYSFLSDSKR
- a CDS encoding TspO/MBR family protein — encoded protein: MKIQWKPLIISIVIPLAVGGLSTLITQGSMKDFERVKQPPFAPPGWLFPIVWSILFVLTWALHLISSIPLRLPASEFKKH
- a CDS encoding TspO/MBR family protein — translated: MGIASYLIYTSQASSERIQKALIAYGIQLAVNFFWSIIFFNMQAFLFAFLWLLLLWVLIIVTMALFYRIRRSAMYLLIPYFLWVTFAVYLNFGVFQLN